One genomic region from Amycolatopsis sp. FBCC-B4732 encodes:
- the pucD gene encoding xanthine dehydrogenase subunit D, which translates to MTTTVSTQAADGVGTSPRRPDGTVKVRGEFAYSSDLWHEDMVWGVTLRSPHPYARITAIDITDALAVPGVYAVLTHEDVPGVNRYGLEHSDQPVLASDVVRYQGEPVALVAADHPETARRAMKRIAVSYEELEPVTDSEAAVAGEGASLHDGGNVVRHVKIRRGPQELAADVVVSGVYEVGMQDQAFLGPESGLAVPDTEGGVDLYVATQWLHVDQQQIVAALGLPVEKVRLTLGGVGGAFGGREDLSMQVHACLLALHTGKPVKMVYNREESFYGHVHRHPAKMYYEHGATRDGRLVYVRTRLYLDGGAYASSTGAVVANAATLGAGPYKVDSVTIDCWGTYTNNPPCGAMRGFGAVQAAFGYESQMDKLAAACGLDPVEIRVRNAMSEGDLMPTGQTVDSAAPVAELLGLVQDKPMPPERPFDLRHLPGGVSNTTHGEGVVRGVGYAVGIKNVCFSEGFDDYSTARVRLQLVGGEPAATVHTAACEVGQGLVTIMQQIVRTELGVDQVTILPMDTSIGNGGSTSASRQTYVTGGAVQAACGAVRAKLLSRFDQRVRVVGGKLVAADGQVLADLVDVLGDDVYDETVEWRHRPTTALDPETGQGTAHVQYAFAAHRAVVDVDVELGLVKVVALDCAQDVGKALNPQAVLGQIQGGSAQGLGLAVMEEIQTSGGKIRNPSFTDYLIPTVLDVPPMSIDVLERPDPHAPYGLRGVGEPPTISSTPAIVAAIRAATGLALPRVPVRPEHLTGT; encoded by the coding sequence ATGACCACCACCGTCAGCACGCAGGCGGCCGACGGCGTCGGCACGTCGCCGCGGCGACCCGACGGCACGGTCAAGGTCCGCGGCGAATTCGCCTACTCTTCGGACCTCTGGCACGAGGACATGGTGTGGGGCGTGACGCTGCGCAGCCCGCACCCGTACGCGCGGATCACCGCGATCGACATCACCGACGCCCTCGCCGTGCCCGGCGTCTACGCGGTGCTGACGCACGAAGACGTCCCGGGCGTCAACCGGTACGGCCTGGAGCACTCCGACCAGCCGGTGCTCGCCTCCGACGTCGTGCGGTACCAGGGCGAACCGGTCGCGCTGGTCGCCGCCGACCACCCGGAGACCGCGCGCCGCGCGATGAAGCGGATCGCCGTCTCCTACGAAGAGCTGGAGCCGGTGACGGACTCCGAAGCGGCTGTCGCGGGCGAAGGCGCTTCGCTGCACGACGGCGGCAACGTCGTGCGGCACGTGAAGATCCGCCGTGGTCCGCAAGAACTCGCCGCGGACGTCGTCGTTTCCGGCGTCTACGAGGTCGGCATGCAGGACCAGGCCTTCCTCGGGCCGGAGTCCGGGCTCGCCGTGCCGGACACCGAAGGCGGCGTCGACCTCTACGTCGCGACGCAGTGGCTGCACGTCGACCAGCAGCAGATCGTGGCGGCGCTGGGCCTGCCGGTCGAGAAGGTGCGGCTCACGCTCGGCGGTGTCGGGGGCGCGTTCGGCGGCCGCGAGGACCTGTCGATGCAGGTGCACGCGTGCCTGCTCGCCCTGCACACCGGCAAGCCGGTGAAGATGGTCTACAACCGCGAAGAGTCGTTCTACGGCCACGTCCACCGCCACCCGGCGAAGATGTACTACGAGCACGGCGCCACCCGCGACGGCCGGCTCGTGTACGTGCGCACGCGGCTCTACCTCGACGGCGGCGCGTACGCGTCCTCGACCGGGGCGGTGGTCGCGAACGCCGCCACCCTCGGCGCCGGGCCGTACAAAGTGGACAGTGTCACGATCGACTGCTGGGGTACGTACACGAACAACCCGCCGTGCGGTGCGATGCGCGGGTTCGGCGCGGTGCAGGCGGCGTTCGGCTACGAGTCCCAGATGGACAAGCTCGCGGCCGCCTGCGGCCTGGACCCGGTCGAGATCCGCGTCCGCAACGCGATGAGCGAGGGCGACCTGATGCCGACCGGCCAGACCGTCGACTCGGCGGCCCCCGTCGCCGAGCTGCTGGGACTGGTGCAGGACAAGCCGATGCCGCCCGAGCGGCCCTTCGACCTGCGGCACCTGCCGGGCGGGGTCTCGAACACCACGCACGGCGAAGGCGTCGTCCGCGGGGTCGGCTACGCCGTCGGGATCAAGAACGTCTGCTTCTCCGAGGGCTTCGACGACTACTCGACGGCCCGCGTGCGCCTGCAGCTCGTCGGCGGCGAGCCCGCGGCGACCGTGCACACCGCGGCCTGCGAGGTCGGCCAGGGGCTCGTCACGATCATGCAGCAGATCGTCCGGACCGAACTGGGCGTCGACCAGGTGACGATCCTGCCGATGGACACCTCGATCGGCAACGGCGGCTCGACGTCGGCGTCACGCCAGACCTACGTCACCGGCGGCGCGGTCCAGGCCGCCTGCGGTGCGGTGCGCGCGAAGCTGCTGTCGCGGTTCGACCAGCGGGTGCGCGTGGTCGGCGGCAAGCTCGTCGCGGCCGACGGCCAGGTGCTCGCCGACCTGGTGGACGTCCTCGGCGACGACGTCTACGACGAAACCGTGGAGTGGCGGCACCGGCCGACGACCGCGCTGGACCCGGAGACCGGGCAGGGGACCGCACACGTGCAGTACGCGTTCGCCGCGCACCGGGCGGTCGTCGACGTCGACGTCGAGCTGGGCCTGGTCAAGGTGGTCGCGCTCGACTGCGCCCAGGACGTCGGCAAGGCGCTCAACCCGCAGGCCGTGCTGGGCCAGATCCAGGGCGGTTCCGCGCAGGGGCTCGGGCTCGCGGTGATGGAGGAGATCCAGACCTCCGGCGGGAAGATCCGGAACCCCTCCTTCACCGACTACCTGATCCCGACGGTCCTGGACGTGCCGCCGATGAGCATCGACGTCCTGGAGCGCCCGGACCCGCACGCGCCCTACGGCCTGCGCGGGGTCGGCGAGCCGCCGACGATCTCGTCGACCCCGGCGATCGTGGCGGCGATCCGGGCCGCGACCGGGCTCGCGCTCCCGCGCGTCCCGGTCCGGCCGGAGCACCTCACCGGCACCTGA